Proteins encoded in a region of the Gammaproteobacteria bacterium genome:
- a CDS encoding TRAP transporter large permease, whose product MSGPMLGLTGIAVMLLMLFFLRIPAAFVMLLVGFVGFALATSPEAAFTMLGSEIWGSFSNYGLTVIPLFILVGEIVHYAGYNDGLYHATYRWFGHRRGGLAMTTILASAAFSAISGSNTATAATMSAVAIPAMREYQYHPLLKAGSVAAGATLGVLIPPSIVLVVYGLYTGQPIGKLFFGNIIPSVILTLLILATVVFITWRHPDWGPAGPRSTWRERFRALPEALDILVLFGVIMYALFTGLVTATEAAAVASFLAIVISTLRGKLSWKKLQGAILATLRISCMVFMIVAGALIFAKFLTVTGLPSGIAEWISTLELPSWVVLWVILGFYILGGCIMDALAFLLVSLPIFYPLAIQLGYDPIWFGQVITLVTTMGSIMPPVGICCYVVSGMSGIPLKTVFRSAFYYIPAYLLSIVILMVFPYWTVMVLSDMVK is encoded by the coding sequence ATGAGCGGCCCGATGCTCGGCCTCACGGGCATCGCCGTGATGCTCCTGATGCTCTTTTTCCTGCGCATCCCGGCCGCCTTCGTGATGCTGCTGGTGGGCTTCGTCGGCTTCGCCCTGGCCACCTCGCCCGAGGCGGCGTTCACGATGCTGGGGAGCGAGATCTGGGGCAGCTTCTCCAACTACGGGCTCACGGTCATCCCGCTCTTCATCCTGGTGGGGGAGATCGTCCACTACGCCGGCTACAACGACGGCCTCTATCACGCGACCTACCGCTGGTTCGGGCACCGGCGGGGCGGTCTCGCCATGACCACGATCCTGGCCTCGGCGGCCTTCTCGGCCATCAGCGGCTCCAACACCGCGACCGCGGCCACCATGAGCGCGGTGGCGATCCCCGCGATGCGCGAGTACCAGTACCACCCGCTGCTGAAGGCGGGGTCGGTGGCGGCCGGCGCGACCCTCGGGGTGCTGATCCCGCCCAGCATCGTGCTGGTGGTCTACGGGCTCTACACCGGTCAGCCGATCGGCAAGCTCTTCTTCGGCAACATCATCCCGAGCGTCATCCTGACCCTGCTCATCCTCGCCACGGTGGTCTTCATCACCTGGCGTCACCCCGACTGGGGCCCCGCCGGGCCGAGGAGCACCTGGCGCGAGCGCTTCCGGGCCCTGCCGGAGGCGCTGGACATCCTCGTCCTCTTCGGGGTCATCATGTACGCGCTCTTCACCGGGCTGGTGACCGCCACCGAGGCCGCGGCGGTGGCGAGCTTCCTCGCCATCGTCATCAGCACCCTGCGGGGCAAGCTCTCCTGGAAGAAGCTCCAGGGGGCGATCCTGGCCACCCTGCGCATCTCCTGCATGGTCTTCATGATCGTCGCGGGCGCGCTCATCTTCGCCAAGTTCCTCACCGTCACGGGGCTGCCCTCGGGCATCGCCGAGTGGATCAGCACCCTCGAGCTGCCCTCCTGGGTGGTGCTCTGGGTCATCCTCGGCTTCTACATCCTCGGCGGCTGCATCATGGACGCGCTGGCGTTCCTGCTGGTGTCGCTGCCGATCTTCTATCCGCTCGCGATCCAGCTCGGCTACGACCCCATCTGGTTCGGACAGGTCATCACGCTCGTCACCACCATGGGCTCCATCATGCCCCCGGTGGGCATCTGCTGTTACGTGGTGTCGGGGATGTCCGGGATCCCCCTGAAGACCGTATTCCGGAGCGCCTTCTACTATATTCCGGCGTATCTGCTCTCCATCGTCATCCTGATGGTCTTCCCCTACTGGACCGTGATGGTCCTCTCGGACATGGTCAAGTGA